One genomic region from Ralstonia pickettii DTP0602 encodes:
- a CDS encoding CoA-binding protein, with translation MSLSPSAAAGTASRTALSLLLEPASIAIVGASRDTSRIGGVALDHLQRLGYRGTVYPVNPRYAEIAGLACYPDIEALPHTPDAAVLALGADEVLPQLRRCHARGIRAAILYASGFAEAGEAGAARQAELTAFARETGMAIAGPNCMGLANLTTRAITAFATTFRAFPPQDGPGHVSLLTQSGNVCAIVYATGRQMDVGFHQFINTGNEACLDYADYLDYLADDAHTGAVVGYVEGLRNGPRFINAAARLRAADKPLIVLKAGESEAGSSATQSHTAVLAGNQAIYRAAFAQLGAMQASDPTHLTDLAHLAGFRQRSAGRRVVVASVSGAMGALSADLLSAAGLEVPRLDEGVQQRLQAAVPEIGATANPVDMTGQLFNREGLAHAVLNELAAADGIDAIFLYATAYLLDRMADELVAVAGQTNRLIVVATTGEPASRAKLAAAGVALFPDCARAAKALGTYVGWLGTATPTAHWMALRQQATTGAAGYLPAETLDEHQAKQWLSGFGVPVGAEAAAATPQEAAAAADAIGYPVAVKVLSPDIAHKTEIGGVRLGLADAAQVQAAAAEVVAAATRALPQARQRGVLVQKMAGGVCELIVGVTRDPVFGLAMTVGLGGIFTEIFHDVAHRLLPVDRDMAREMLASLRGYRLMTGFRGKPPADIDAAVAAIAGLSDAAMALGDGLAEMEVNPLLVREAGQGAVALDALVLMAPSHPEGGAQ, from the coding sequence ATGAGCCTTTCCCCTTCCGCCGCGGCCGGCACCGCCAGCCGCACCGCCCTGTCCCTGTTGCTCGAGCCCGCTTCGATCGCCATCGTGGGCGCCTCGCGCGACACCAGCCGCATCGGCGGCGTGGCGCTGGACCACCTGCAGCGCCTCGGCTATCGCGGCACGGTCTACCCGGTCAACCCGCGCTATGCCGAAATCGCCGGGCTGGCCTGCTATCCCGACATCGAAGCGCTGCCGCACACCCCCGACGCGGCGGTGCTGGCGCTGGGCGCCGACGAGGTGCTGCCGCAACTGCGGCGCTGCCACGCACGCGGCATCCGCGCCGCGATCCTGTACGCCTCCGGCTTTGCCGAGGCGGGCGAGGCCGGCGCCGCGCGGCAGGCCGAGCTGACCGCCTTTGCACGCGAGACCGGCATGGCCATCGCCGGCCCCAACTGCATGGGCCTGGCCAACCTGACCACGCGCGCCATCACCGCCTTTGCCACCACCTTCCGCGCCTTCCCGCCGCAGGACGGCCCCGGCCACGTCAGCCTGCTGACGCAGAGCGGCAATGTCTGCGCCATCGTCTACGCCACCGGGCGCCAGATGGACGTGGGCTTCCACCAGTTCATCAATACCGGGAACGAAGCCTGCCTGGACTACGCCGACTACCTTGACTACCTGGCCGACGACGCGCACACCGGCGCCGTGGTCGGCTACGTGGAAGGGCTGCGCAACGGGCCGCGCTTTATCAATGCCGCCGCCCGGCTGCGCGCCGCGGACAAGCCGCTGATCGTGCTCAAGGCGGGCGAGAGCGAGGCGGGTTCGTCCGCCACGCAGTCGCATACCGCGGTGCTGGCGGGCAACCAGGCGATCTATCGCGCCGCGTTTGCGCAGCTGGGCGCGATGCAGGCGAGCGATCCGACGCACCTGACCGACCTCGCCCATCTGGCGGGCTTCCGCCAGCGCAGCGCCGGGCGCCGCGTGGTAGTGGCATCGGTCTCCGGCGCGATGGGCGCGCTCTCCGCCGACCTGCTCAGCGCCGCCGGGCTGGAAGTGCCGCGCCTGGATGAAGGGGTGCAACAGCGCCTGCAGGCGGCGGTGCCGGAGATCGGCGCCACCGCCAACCCGGTCGACATGACCGGGCAACTGTTCAACCGCGAGGGCCTGGCCCATGCGGTGCTAAACGAGCTGGCCGCCGCCGACGGCATCGACGCGATCTTCCTCTACGCCACTGCCTACCTGCTCGACCGCATGGCCGACGAGCTGGTCGCCGTGGCCGGCCAGACCAACCGCCTGATCGTGGTCGCCACCACCGGCGAGCCCGCAAGCCGCGCGAAGCTGGCCGCCGCCGGCGTCGCGCTGTTCCCCGACTGCGCGCGCGCGGCCAAGGCGCTGGGTACCTATGTCGGCTGGTTGGGCACGGCAACACCAACCGCGCATTGGATGGCGCTGCGCCAACAGGCCACCACCGGCGCGGCCGGCTACCTGCCCGCCGAGACGCTGGACGAACACCAGGCCAAGCAATGGCTGTCAGGTTTCGGCGTACCGGTTGGCGCCGAAGCCGCTGCGGCCACGCCACAGGAAGCCGCGGCGGCCGCCGATGCCATCGGTTACCCCGTGGCGGTCAAGGTGCTGAGCCCGGACATCGCCCACAAGACCGAGATAGGCGGCGTTCGGCTGGGCCTGGCCGATGCGGCGCAGGTGCAGGCCGCGGCCGCCGAGGTAGTAGCCGCCGCCACCCGCGCCCTGCCACAGGCGCGCCAGCGCGGCGTGCTGGTGCAGAAGATGGCCGGCGGCGTGTGCGAGCTGATCGTCGGTGTGACGCGCGACCCGGTCTTCGGGCTGGCCATGACGGTAGGCCTGGGCGGCATCTTCACCGAGATCTTCCACGACGTGGCGCACCGCCTGCTGCCGGTGGACCGCGACATGGCGCGCGAGATGCTGGCCAGCCTGCGCGGCTACCGGCTGATGACCGGCTTCCGCGGCAAGCCGCCTGCCGACATCGATGCCGCAGTGGCCGCCATTGCCGGGTTGTCCGATGCCGCCATGGCGCTGGGCGACGGCCTGGCGGAAATGGAAGTGAATCCCCTGCTGGTGCGCGAGGCCGGCCAGGGCGCCGTGGCCCTCGACGCGCTGGTGCTGATGGCCCCATCCCATCCCGAAGGAGGTGCGCAATGA
- a CDS encoding 2,4-dienoyl-CoA reductase (K13774: atuB; citronellol/citronellal dehydrogenase): MIPEHRMPYRSIFHRGLFAGRTILITGGGSGIGRCTAHELASLGAGLALAGRKLDKLEQVKAEIVAAEPEAASRITLHACDIRDEAQVRDTVAAMLAAHGRLDGLFNNAGGQFPSPLRDISLKGWEAVVRNNLTGGFLVARECFTQWMEANGGAIVNIIADMWNGMPGMGHSGAARAGMLSFTETAACEWAAAGVRVNAVAPGWIASSGFDTYPPEFQAKIRQLARKVPLQRLGTEAEVSAAVVFLLSPAASFITGSTLRIDGGVPNAKHTWALPEHRRSQPFNGFPLYTLPQCLTPSAEGSTP; this comes from the coding sequence ATGATCCCGGAGCACCGCATGCCATACCGATCGATCTTCCATCGCGGGCTGTTCGCGGGCCGCACCATCCTCATCACCGGCGGCGGCAGCGGCATCGGCCGTTGCACCGCGCACGAGCTCGCCAGCCTGGGCGCGGGCCTGGCGCTGGCCGGGCGCAAGCTCGACAAGCTCGAACAGGTAAAGGCCGAGATCGTCGCCGCCGAGCCCGAAGCCGCCAGCCGCATCACGCTGCACGCCTGCGATATCCGCGACGAAGCGCAGGTGCGCGACACGGTGGCCGCGATGTTGGCCGCGCATGGCCGCCTCGACGGCCTGTTCAACAACGCCGGCGGCCAGTTCCCGTCGCCGCTGCGCGATATCAGCCTGAAGGGCTGGGAAGCGGTGGTGCGCAACAATCTGACCGGCGGCTTCCTGGTAGCGCGCGAGTGCTTCACGCAATGGATGGAAGCCAACGGCGGCGCCATCGTCAACATCATCGCCGACATGTGGAATGGGATGCCGGGGATGGGCCACTCCGGCGCGGCGCGCGCGGGCATGCTGTCCTTCACCGAGACCGCCGCCTGCGAATGGGCCGCGGCCGGCGTGCGCGTCAACGCGGTCGCGCCGGGCTGGATCGCCTCGAGCGGCTTCGACACCTATCCGCCCGAGTTCCAGGCCAAGATCCGCCAGCTCGCGCGCAAGGTGCCGCTGCAGCGGCTGGGCACCGAGGCCGAGGTATCGGCGGCGGTGGTGTTCCTGCTGTCGCCGGCGGCGTCGTTCATCACCGGCTCGACCCTGCGCATCGATGGCGGCGTGCCCAATGCCAAGCACACGTGGGCGTTGCCCGAGCACCGGCGCTCGCAGCCGTTCAACGGCTTTCCGCTCTACACGCTGCCGCAGTGCCTGACACCGTCCGCCGAAGGATCGACACCATGA
- a CDS encoding acyl-CoA dehydrogenase (K00249: ACADM, acd; acyl-CoA dehydrogenase [EC:1.3.8.7]) has product MILQPPNPRYYSADHESFRASVRRFFEKEVAPHAEAWDEAGSFPRELYRKAAEAGLLQPGFPEEYGGAPCDAFYRMILFEERAWGGSGGIASGLFSHTIGAPPIAAVGSDALKARVLPQILSGEKISALAITEPGAGSDVAQLTTSARREGNHYVVNGTKLYITSGMRADYITVAVRTGRPGSGGVSLLLVEGDTPGLTRTPLKKMGWWASDTAQLFFEDCRVPVENLIGEEGKGFAAITRNFNHERLALAAAACGYAQVCFHDALAWARERRTFGKRLADHQVVRHQLVDMASRIEATRALLDDLAARLDDGAAPVAQIAMAKNQATRTFQFCADRAVQLLGGMGYMRGSRVERLYREVKVMMIGGGAEEIMKDLAAKQLGL; this is encoded by the coding sequence ATGATCCTGCAGCCGCCCAACCCGCGCTATTACAGCGCTGACCATGAATCGTTCCGCGCCAGCGTGCGGCGCTTCTTCGAGAAGGAAGTCGCCCCGCATGCCGAAGCCTGGGACGAAGCCGGCAGTTTCCCGCGCGAGCTGTACCGCAAGGCGGCCGAAGCCGGGCTGCTGCAGCCGGGCTTTCCGGAGGAATATGGCGGGGCGCCCTGCGATGCCTTCTACCGCATGATCCTGTTCGAGGAGCGCGCCTGGGGCGGCTCGGGCGGCATCGCTTCGGGGCTGTTCTCGCACACCATCGGCGCGCCGCCGATCGCGGCGGTGGGCAGCGATGCGCTCAAGGCCCGCGTGCTGCCGCAGATCCTGTCGGGCGAGAAGATCTCCGCGCTGGCGATCACCGAGCCCGGTGCCGGCTCCGACGTGGCGCAACTGACGACCAGCGCGCGCCGCGAGGGCAACCACTACGTGGTCAACGGCACCAAGCTCTACATCACCTCGGGCATGCGCGCGGACTACATCACGGTGGCCGTGCGTACCGGCAGACCGGGCTCTGGCGGCGTGTCGCTGCTGCTGGTCGAGGGCGATACACCGGGCCTCACGCGCACGCCGCTGAAGAAGATGGGCTGGTGGGCGTCGGACACCGCGCAGCTGTTCTTCGAGGACTGCCGCGTGCCGGTGGAGAACCTCATCGGCGAGGAAGGCAAGGGCTTCGCCGCCATCACCCGCAACTTCAACCACGAACGGCTGGCGCTGGCCGCAGCCGCATGCGGCTATGCGCAGGTCTGCTTCCACGACGCGCTGGCCTGGGCGCGCGAACGCCGCACCTTCGGCAAGCGGCTGGCCGACCACCAGGTGGTGCGCCACCAGCTGGTCGACATGGCCTCCCGCATCGAAGCCACGCGCGCGCTGCTCGACGACCTGGCCGCGCGCCTGGACGACGGTGCCGCGCCGGTGGCGCAGATCGCCATGGCCAAGAACCAGGCCACGCGCACCTTCCAGTTCTGCGCGGATCGCGCCGTGCAACTGCTTGGGGGCATGGGCTATATGCGTGGCAGCCGGGTCGAGCGGCTGTATCGCGAGGTCAAGGTGATGATGATCGGCGGCGGCGCGGAGGAGATCATGAAGGACCTGGCAGCGAAGCAGCTGGGGCTGTAG
- a CDS encoding Asp/Glu racemase (K16841: hpxA; allantoin racemase [EC:5.1.99.3]), producing the protein MKLKIINPNTTQTMTEKIGQCAVAVAAPGTRISAVSPRMGPASIESHYDEALSVPGILDEILAGEQEGVDGYVIACFGDPGLYAAREVARGPVIGIAEAAMHMASMVGSSFSVVTTLARTCNIAWHLAERYGMERFCNNVRACDLPVLELERPGSDARRIITEACRRALAEDRSECIVLGCAGMTDLCDEIADAIGAPVIDGVVCAVKMAEALVSVRLATSKRGDWARPLPKAYAGMLAPYALN; encoded by the coding sequence ATGAAGCTGAAGATCATCAATCCCAACACCACCCAGACCATGACCGAGAAGATCGGCCAGTGCGCCGTTGCCGTGGCGGCGCCGGGCACGCGCATCAGCGCGGTCAGCCCGCGCATGGGACCGGCCTCGATCGAGAGCCACTATGACGAGGCGCTGTCCGTGCCCGGCATCCTCGACGAGATCCTGGCCGGCGAGCAGGAAGGCGTGGACGGCTACGTCATCGCCTGCTTCGGCGACCCTGGGCTGTATGCGGCGCGCGAGGTGGCGCGCGGGCCCGTGATCGGCATTGCCGAGGCCGCGATGCATATGGCCAGCATGGTCGGCAGCAGCTTCAGCGTGGTGACCACGCTGGCGCGCACCTGCAATATCGCCTGGCACCTGGCCGAGCGCTATGGCATGGAGCGCTTCTGCAACAACGTGCGCGCCTGCGACCTGCCGGTGCTGGAGCTGGAGCGCCCGGGCTCGGACGCGCGCCGCATCATCACCGAGGCCTGCCGCCGCGCGCTCGCCGAAGACCGTAGCGAATGCATCGTGCTCGGCTGCGCCGGCATGACCGACCTGTGCGACGAGATCGCCGACGCCATCGGCGCGCCGGTGATCGATGGCGTGGTGTGCGCGGTCAAGATGGCCGAGGCGCTGGTCTCGGTGCGCCTGGCCACCAGCAAGCGCGGCGATTGGGCGCGGCCGCTGCCCAAGGCGTACGCCGGCATGCTGGCGCCTTATGCGCTCAACTGA
- a CDS encoding GntR family transcriptional regulator, with the protein MRVAIFVYDIAGFRRQFRRQAECPYPDMATTSKKAAPDAAARAPRRPATKAPARAATKANNAAPDEAAGTEASEASATEAIYLGLLTAIMEHRLLAGTKLVEERLCEVTGASRARIRQVFARLAHEKLVTLVPNRGAFVSSPTVDEAREVFQARRVVEPALAAELAQRATPAKVRSLRRHAMEEDNARGRGDRAAMIRLSGEFHILLAEMAGNAILEKLIREMVSLTCLIITLYDRPGAPACAEHEHRQLIDAIEQRDAARASALMAEHLEHIEASLDLSMPDSGAPDFYSIFSKG; encoded by the coding sequence GTGCGCGTCGCCATATTTGTGTACGATATAGCCGGATTTCGTCGCCAGTTCCGGCGACAGGCTGAATGTCCGTACCCTGATATGGCAACCACATCGAAGAAGGCGGCGCCCGACGCGGCAGCCAGGGCGCCGCGCCGGCCCGCAACGAAAGCCCCGGCCAGGGCCGCAACCAAGGCCAACAATGCCGCACCGGATGAAGCCGCGGGCACAGAGGCCAGCGAAGCCTCCGCCACCGAGGCCATCTACCTCGGCCTGCTGACCGCCATCATGGAGCACCGCCTGCTGGCCGGCACCAAGCTGGTGGAAGAACGCCTGTGCGAAGTCACCGGCGCCAGCCGCGCCCGCATCCGGCAGGTGTTCGCGCGCCTGGCGCATGAGAAGCTGGTCACGCTGGTGCCCAACCGCGGCGCCTTCGTTTCCAGCCCCACGGTGGACGAAGCGCGCGAGGTGTTCCAGGCACGCCGCGTGGTCGAGCCCGCGCTGGCCGCCGAGCTTGCACAACGCGCCACGCCGGCCAAGGTGCGCAGCCTGCGCCGCCATGCAATGGAAGAGGACAACGCGCGCGGCCGTGGCGACCGCGCCGCGATGATCCGCCTGTCCGGCGAATTCCATATCCTGCTGGCCGAGATGGCCGGCAATGCGATCCTGGAAAAGCTGATCCGCGAGATGGTCTCGCTGACCTGCCTGATCATCACACTGTATGACCGCCCCGGCGCCCCCGCCTGTGCCGAGCACGAGCACCGCCAGCTGATCGACGCGATCGAACAGCGCGACGCCGCGCGCGCCAGCGCGCTGATGGCCGAGCACCTGGAACACATCGAAGCCTCGCTCGACCTGAGCATGCCCGACAGCGGCGCGCCGGATTTCTACAGCATCTTCAGCAAAGGCTGA
- a CDS encoding ligand-gated channel protein (K02014: TC.FEV.OM; iron complex outermembrane recepter protein), with amino-acid sequence MSRPVIRAAHFRAPKPRHFAVLAQLAVLTGFPAAAALAQQTTSPADAQSLPAVTVTATAVDDSGLQLEKKASAGALGSRTQLDTPYSTTIVTGEDLADRQVSKLGDVFAMDASVTDNSNGYNSWSSYLTVRGLQIDWQNGFKINGLPFVAYGITLPYEHLEQVELLKGLPGFMYGFATPGGIVNYVTKKPTDTFTASFELGYRAANVWSEHVDLGGRAGPNNMFGYRLNATHEEGTPYNARNIKRDTVSLGLDARLTKDLTWTFDSIYQDRRATGQMPSFSFWSYGDTALPAAVSGRIRNFAGADQHLNTNLQLYTTGLRYQVNPDWAVSTNYSFTKVNRSRNESTYNLLNQAGDYSDMRFDTAQNQQVGQWQAMLEGKFRTGPFGHQLVAGLSWQKQIDRYDNNGFGAVIGTGNIFLPNTNTYFSSTAFNKVRNSDITQKSVFASDTVQLTERWSVLAGLRVTNFEQNGYVPVTSSYSKSAVVTPTLALMFKPVPTATVYASYVEALEPGSIVPDGYTNARQLLSPIRSKQYEVGVKADQQKWSATAAAFRIERGAEYDSISGGVPTRQQDGTSIYQGVELAGVYRLGSQWEFGASAMYLDTYYDKGNPNSGNRVAGAPDFVFAGRVSYRVPFVPGLRLGVDGKYTGGTKLNATNTLETAGYTVFNVGATYNTRVAGKDVTLRAALNNLTNKHYWGFQYENYLQPGDPRSVSLTARIAY; translated from the coding sequence ATGAGCCGCCCAGTCATCCGCGCCGCGCATTTTCGCGCACCCAAACCCCGCCATTTCGCCGTGCTGGCGCAACTGGCCGTCCTGACTGGTTTCCCCGCAGCGGCCGCCCTGGCGCAGCAAACCACCTCCCCGGCCGACGCGCAGTCGCTGCCCGCGGTGACCGTCACCGCCACCGCGGTGGACGATTCCGGCCTGCAGCTTGAGAAAAAAGCCAGCGCCGGCGCGCTCGGCTCGCGCACGCAGCTGGACACGCCCTACTCCACCACCATCGTCACCGGCGAAGACCTCGCCGACCGCCAGGTCAGCAAGCTGGGCGACGTGTTCGCGATGGACGCCTCGGTCACCGACAACAGCAACGGCTACAACAGCTGGTCCAGCTACCTGACCGTGCGCGGCCTGCAGATCGACTGGCAGAACGGCTTCAAGATCAACGGCCTGCCGTTCGTGGCCTACGGCATCACGCTGCCGTACGAGCATCTGGAGCAGGTGGAACTGCTCAAGGGCCTGCCGGGCTTCATGTACGGCTTTGCCACGCCGGGCGGCATCGTCAACTACGTCACCAAGAAGCCGACCGACACCTTCACCGCCTCGTTCGAGCTCGGCTACCGCGCCGCCAACGTGTGGAGCGAGCACGTCGACCTGGGCGGCCGCGCCGGCCCGAATAACATGTTCGGCTACCGCCTGAACGCGACGCACGAGGAAGGCACACCCTACAACGCGCGCAATATCAAGCGCGACACGGTGTCGCTGGGCCTGGACGCACGCCTGACCAAGGACCTGACCTGGACCTTCGACTCGATCTACCAGGACCGCCGCGCCACCGGGCAGATGCCGTCGTTCAGCTTCTGGAGCTACGGCGACACGGCGCTGCCGGCCGCGGTGTCGGGCCGCATCCGCAATTTCGCCGGCGCCGACCAGCACTTGAACACCAACCTACAGCTCTACACCACGGGCCTGCGCTACCAGGTCAATCCGGACTGGGCGGTCAGCACCAACTACAGCTTCACCAAGGTCAACCGCAGCCGCAACGAGAGTACCTACAACCTGCTGAACCAGGCTGGGGACTACAGCGACATGCGCTTCGACACCGCGCAGAACCAGCAGGTGGGCCAGTGGCAGGCGATGCTGGAAGGCAAGTTCCGCACCGGCCCGTTCGGCCACCAGCTGGTGGCGGGCCTGTCGTGGCAGAAGCAGATCGACCGCTATGACAACAACGGCTTCGGCGCTGTGATCGGCACCGGCAATATCTTCTTGCCCAATACCAACACGTACTTCAGCTCGACGGCGTTCAACAAGGTGCGCAACAGCGACATCACGCAGAAGTCGGTGTTTGCCAGCGATACCGTGCAGCTGACCGAGCGCTGGTCGGTGCTGGCGGGCCTGCGCGTGACCAACTTCGAGCAGAACGGGTATGTGCCGGTGACGTCGAGCTACAGCAAGAGCGCCGTGGTGACGCCCACACTCGCGCTGATGTTCAAGCCGGTGCCGACGGCCACGGTCTATGCCAGCTACGTGGAAGCGCTGGAGCCGGGCTCGATCGTGCCGGACGGTTATACCAACGCGCGCCAGCTGCTGAGCCCAATTCGCAGCAAGCAGTATGAAGTTGGCGTCAAGGCCGACCAACAGAAGTGGAGCGCCACGGCGGCCGCTTTCCGGATCGAGCGCGGCGCGGAGTATGACAGCATCAGCGGCGGCGTGCCGACGCGTCAGCAGGACGGCACCTCGATCTACCAAGGGGTGGAACTGGCGGGTGTGTATCGCCTGGGTTCGCAGTGGGAATTCGGCGCCAGCGCGATGTACCTGGACACCTACTACGACAAGGGCAACCCCAACAGTGGCAACCGCGTTGCTGGCGCGCCGGACTTCGTGTTCGCCGGCCGCGTGAGCTATCGCGTGCCGTTCGTGCCGGGGTTGCGTCTTGGCGTTGATGGCAAGTACACGGGGGGCACCAAGCTGAATGCGACTAATACGCTGGAGACGGCTGGCTATACGGTGTTTAACGTCGGTGCGACCTACAACACACGCGTTGCAGGCAAGGACGTGACGCTGCGTGCGGCGTTGAACAACCTGACTAACAAGCACTACTGGGGCTTCCAGTATGAGAACTACCTGCAGCCGGGGGATCCTCGCAGTGTTAGCTTGACGGCGAGGATTGCTTATTGA
- a CDS encoding nitrate reductase (K03457: TC.NCS1; nucleobase:cation symporter-1, NCS1 family) → MMQTSATPTDAPDVQAGHAPHGNALIKPSYDDRLTNEDLAPLRKQTWGTYNIFAFWMSDVHSVGGYITAGSLFALGLTSWQVLVSLLVGILIVQFFCNLVAKPSQVTGTPYPVICRASFGVLGANIPAVIRGLIAVAWYGIQTYLASSAFLVLALHFFPALAPYSDVKLHGFAGLSTLGWAAFMVLWVLQALVFWTGMETIRKFIDLAGPAVYVVMIALAIWLVSKAGWENVNFTLSFIKYTGWEAVPVMLSAIALVVSYFSGPMLNFGDFSRYAKDFKSVKRGNFWGLPVNFLGFSLLTVITTSATLPVFGKLITDPVETVSHIDSTFAMLLGAFTFMTATIGINIVANFVSPAFDFSNVSPKHISWRTGGMIAAVASIFITPWNLYNNPAVIHYTLDVLGAFIGPLFGILIADYYLVRRQHVEVDDLYTLSPRGRYWYRNGFNPAAVATMIPAAIIPILCVVVPAWQPAANYSWFIGMGIALVLYRQLAPRMMAAHFGNRAASQA, encoded by the coding sequence ATGATGCAAACGAGCGCCACGCCAACCGACGCGCCAGACGTGCAAGCCGGGCACGCCCCCCACGGCAACGCCCTGATCAAGCCGAGTTACGACGACCGCCTCACCAACGAAGACCTGGCCCCCCTGCGCAAACAAACCTGGGGCACCTACAACATCTTCGCCTTCTGGATGTCCGATGTGCACAGCGTTGGCGGCTACATCACCGCCGGCAGCCTGTTCGCGCTCGGCCTGACGAGCTGGCAAGTGCTGGTATCGCTGCTCGTCGGCATCCTGATCGTCCAGTTCTTCTGCAACCTGGTCGCCAAGCCCAGCCAGGTGACCGGCACGCCCTATCCGGTGATCTGCCGCGCGTCGTTCGGCGTGCTCGGCGCCAACATCCCCGCCGTGATCCGCGGCCTGATCGCGGTGGCCTGGTACGGCATCCAGACCTATCTCGCGTCGAGCGCCTTCCTGGTGCTGGCGCTGCACTTCTTCCCGGCACTTGCGCCCTATTCCGACGTCAAGCTGCATGGCTTTGCCGGCCTGTCCACGCTCGGCTGGGCCGCGTTCATGGTGCTGTGGGTGCTGCAGGCGCTGGTGTTCTGGACCGGCATGGAAACCATCCGCAAGTTCATCGACTTGGCCGGCCCGGCGGTGTACGTGGTGATGATCGCGCTGGCGATCTGGCTGGTCAGCAAGGCCGGCTGGGAGAACGTCAACTTCACGCTGAGCTTCATCAAGTACACCGGCTGGGAAGCGGTACCGGTGATGCTGAGCGCGATCGCGCTGGTGGTGTCGTACTTCTCTGGCCCGATGCTGAACTTCGGCGATTTCTCGCGCTATGCCAAGGACTTCAAGTCGGTCAAGCGCGGCAACTTCTGGGGGCTGCCGGTCAACTTCCTGGGCTTCTCGCTGCTGACTGTGATCACCACCTCGGCCACGCTGCCGGTGTTCGGCAAGCTGATCACCGACCCGGTGGAAACCGTCAGCCATATCGACAGCACCTTCGCCATGCTGCTGGGCGCGTTCACCTTCATGACCGCGACCATCGGCATCAATATCGTCGCCAACTTCGTCTCGCCGGCGTTCGACTTCTCCAACGTATCGCCCAAGCACATCAGCTGGCGCACCGGCGGCATGATCGCCGCGGTGGCATCGATCTTCATCACGCCCTGGAACCTGTACAACAACCCGGCCGTGATCCACTACACGCTCGATGTGCTGGGCGCCTTTATCGGGCCGCTGTTCGGCATCCTGATCGCCGACTACTACCTGGTGCGCCGCCAGCACGTGGAGGTCGACGACCTGTACACGCTGAGCCCGCGCGGCCGCTACTGGTACCGCAACGGCTTCAATCCGGCAGCGGTGGCCACCATGATCCCGGCCGCAATCATCCCGATCCTGTGCGTGGTAGTGCCCGCGTGGCAGCCTGCGGCCAACTACAGCTGGTTTATCGGCATGGGTATCGCGCTGGTGCTGTACCGCCAGCTGGCGCCGCGCATGATGGCTGCCCACTTCGGCAACCGCGCCGCCAGCCAGGCCTGA
- a CDS encoding allantoinase: MLQPRYPRDLIGYGAQPPHARWPGGARIAVQFVLNYEEGGENCVLHGDAASEQFLSEIVGAAAYPDRHMSMEGIYEYGSRAGVWRILREFEKRGLPLTIFGVSMALQRHPELTRAFVELGHEIACHGWRWIHYQGIDEATEREHMRIGMQIIKELTGEMPLGWYTGRDSPNTRRLVVEHGGLLYDSDYYGDDLPFWTEVEVTSGEKKPHLVVPYTLDSNDMRFATPQGFNTGEQYFQYLKDAFDVLYEEGDPGGLDSPKMLSIGMHCRLLGRPGRFRALQRFLDYVQGHDKVWICRRVEIARHWAQAHPWQPASRADTVGKLREEAAAA; the protein is encoded by the coding sequence ATGCTCCAGCCACGCTACCCACGCGACCTGATCGGTTACGGCGCGCAGCCGCCACACGCCCGCTGGCCCGGCGGCGCCCGCATCGCCGTGCAGTTTGTCCTCAACTATGAAGAAGGCGGCGAGAACTGCGTGCTGCACGGCGACGCTGCCTCCGAACAGTTCCTCTCCGAGATCGTCGGCGCCGCGGCCTACCCCGACCGCCACATGAGCATGGAGGGGATCTACGAATACGGCTCGCGCGCCGGCGTCTGGCGCATCCTGCGCGAGTTCGAGAAGCGCGGCCTGCCGCTCACCATCTTCGGCGTGTCGATGGCGCTGCAGCGCCATCCTGAACTGACGCGCGCCTTTGTCGAACTGGGCCATGAGATTGCCTGCCACGGCTGGCGCTGGATCCACTACCAGGGCATCGACGAAGCCACCGAGCGCGAGCATATGCGCATCGGCATGCAGATCATCAAGGAGCTGACCGGCGAGATGCCGCTGGGGTGGTACACCGGCCGCGACAGCCCGAATACGCGCCGGCTGGTGGTCGAGCACGGCGGCTTGCTGTACGACTCCGACTACTACGGCGACGACCTGCCCTTCTGGACCGAGGTGGAAGTCACCAGCGGCGAGAAGAAGCCGCACCTGGTGGTGCCGTACACGCTGGACTCCAACGACATGCGCTTTGCCACGCCGCAGGGCTTCAACACCGGCGAGCAGTACTTCCAATACCTGAAGGATGCGTTCGACGTCCTATATGAGGAGGGCGATCCCGGTGGCCTGGACAGCCCGAAGATGCTGTCGATCGGCATGCACTGCCGCCTGCTCGGCCGGCCGGGCCGCTTTCGCGCGCTGCAGCGCTTCCTCGACTATGTGCAGGGCCATGACAAGGTGTGGATCTGCCGCCGTGTCGAGATCGCGCGGCACTGGGCGCAGGCGCATCCGTGGCAGCCGGCGAGCCGCGCGGATACCGTCGGCAAGCTACGCGAGGAAGCCGCCGCGGCCTGA